Proteins encoded within one genomic window of Kibdelosporangium phytohabitans:
- a CDS encoding transcriptional regulator codes for MEHIFGVGIGELLSAPVVDETAPVRAEVDVSSLGGAFDWLDARAGWLPESSQWEVTSRLAAVDTEVLHDRKVRRARIGRAQLARALWDYYADAGDGFGAYRGRYGDREVITSILTRPGWVDLGTPLTPDTERFELVSAAEAGGDVDVRHAVDRLAEAAALDVRMTDLPIYRLVEADIERGAIRGSVATSMFSEYALSMDLLEGELVDALAGGGRKLPLRDRFLPDLSAVLDLRGRLCAGGALALCAIARPADPYRGPADFALLVQERSGTVLNAAGRLAVIPKAFHQPLKDARADSRISTTLMRELEEELFGRDEVDGTVGGHRLAAPMHPSRLSEPMRWLMAGAGRLRMECTGFGLNLVSGNYEFAGLVAIDDEEFWTRFGGHVEANWEAVGLRVYSSLDTEQIGALVADESWSNEGLFAFLLGLRRLGELGGDRVRLPELTAIGP; via the coding sequence TTGGAGCACATCTTCGGTGTGGGCATTGGGGAATTGCTCTCGGCGCCTGTGGTTGACGAGACGGCGCCGGTTCGGGCCGAAGTGGACGTTTCGAGTCTCGGCGGGGCCTTCGACTGGTTGGACGCGCGGGCTGGCTGGCTTCCGGAGTCGAGCCAATGGGAGGTCACGTCGCGGTTGGCGGCCGTGGATACCGAGGTCTTGCACGATCGGAAGGTTCGGCGGGCGCGGATTGGTCGCGCCCAGCTCGCGCGGGCACTCTGGGACTACTACGCGGACGCAGGTGACGGGTTCGGCGCGTACCGCGGCCGGTATGGGGATAGGGAAGTGATCACCAGCATTCTGACCCGTCCGGGCTGGGTTGACCTGGGAACGCCGCTGACGCCGGACACCGAGCGGTTCGAGCTGGTGAGTGCGGCCGAGGCGGGCGGTGACGTCGATGTGAGGCACGCCGTTGACCGGCTTGCCGAAGCTGCCGCGCTTGACGTGCGGATGACAGACTTGCCGATTTATAGGCTGGTCGAGGCCGACATTGAGCGTGGGGCGATCCGCGGATCGGTCGCGACGTCGATGTTCTCCGAGTACGCGCTGTCGATGGACCTGCTTGAAGGCGAGTTGGTCGACGCGTTGGCCGGTGGCGGGCGCAAGCTGCCGTTGCGGGACCGCTTCCTGCCGGACCTGTCCGCGGTGTTGGACCTGCGGGGGCGGCTCTGTGCTGGTGGGGCGCTTGCGCTGTGCGCGATAGCGCGTCCGGCCGATCCGTACCGTGGGCCTGCGGACTTCGCGCTCTTGGTGCAGGAGCGGTCCGGGACTGTGCTGAACGCGGCCGGGCGGCTGGCGGTCATTCCGAAGGCGTTCCACCAGCCGCTGAAGGACGCAAGGGCTGACTCGAGGATCAGCACGACGTTGATGCGGGAGTTGGAAGAGGAACTGTTCGGGCGGGACGAGGTTGACGGCACGGTCGGCGGGCACCGGCTCGCCGCGCCGATGCATCCCAGTCGCCTGTCTGAGCCGATGCGGTGGTTGATGGCCGGGGCCGGGCGGCTGCGGATGGAGTGCACCGGGTTCGGCTTGAACCTCGTCAGCGGGAACTACGAGTTCGCCGGGCTTGTTGCCATCGACGACGAGGAGTTCTGGACGCGGTTCGGTGGGCACGTCGAGGCGAACTGGGAGGCGGTTGGCCTCCGGGTGTACTCCAGCTTGGACACGGAGCAAATCGGCGCGCTGGTGGCGGACGAGTCATGGAGCAACGAAGGGTTGTTCGCGTTCCTGCTTGGGCTGCGGCGGCTGGGGGAGTTGGGTGGTGACCGGGTCAGGCTGCCGGAGCTGACGGCCATCGGACCGTGA
- a CDS encoding AIPR family protein, giving the protein MTSSLDAYDSRGDLAQFGPNSLLLFALELRFDIDDIATVAATAITDGNRDRKCDLVYIDEDSRTAVLAQGYEAINRERMAAPANKASDLAIAASWVIGNDRPGDLGPSLRTAAEELHQSILAGEIDAIEFWYVHNLPESKNVSDELERVAKSVKEMLVQRYDEANVDVRALEIGRGKLDGWYLSARSPILVTDTIDVPVANWFSESGDGWVAICTSVPASWLHELINKYGDRLFSANVRGYMPLRRSAQNINFGIEQTARNQPGRFWAFNNGVTALVNGLIEYDGGSSLKVSGIAIVNGAQTTGSLGHVPVGLLSDVRVLIRFVRAVDAELVEDIIRYNNSQNQIKPSDFRSGDKHQERLRGEFKRIPDSTYLGARRGGPEDRARKPSNMIASDTAAQALAAFHQDPGTAYHDLRGIWEKDSIYSRYFSEHTTAKHIVFCYSLWTSVVNVKSRISSIPVDEQTDDDREALDFLRRRGSLYLLVAAIARSAEIYIGRALADMFALSFGDDVSPADAADYWLPLVDALLPLAPAQLASVFDSGGLRRKDIVEGGLKAFRSIVASTKRGNSAVFEEFRRRIE; this is encoded by the coding sequence GGATGCTTATGACAGTAGAGGTGACCTCGCCCAGTTTGGCCCTAACTCTCTTCTGCTATTTGCGCTGGAGTTGCGATTCGACATCGATGATATTGCAACAGTCGCTGCGACAGCCATTACCGACGGAAATAGAGACCGCAAATGTGACCTCGTTTATATTGATGAAGACAGTCGTACTGCTGTCCTAGCTCAGGGATACGAAGCAATCAACAGAGAGCGAATGGCGGCCCCGGCAAACAAGGCTTCGGATCTTGCCATCGCTGCGTCTTGGGTAATTGGGAATGATCGTCCTGGTGATCTGGGGCCGAGCCTGCGCACCGCTGCGGAGGAACTTCACCAAAGTATCCTTGCGGGCGAGATTGATGCTATTGAATTTTGGTATGTGCACAACTTGCCAGAATCGAAAAATGTAAGCGATGAGCTTGAGCGGGTTGCGAAGAGTGTGAAGGAAATGCTCGTTCAGCGATACGATGAAGCCAACGTCGACGTTAGGGCGCTGGAAATTGGTCGCGGAAAGTTGGACGGCTGGTACTTGAGTGCTCGTAGCCCTATTCTTGTTACCGACACAATCGATGTGCCCGTCGCGAACTGGTTTAGCGAATCTGGTGACGGCTGGGTTGCAATATGCACGTCGGTACCGGCTTCATGGTTGCATGAACTTATTAACAAGTATGGTGATCGGTTGTTCTCGGCTAATGTTCGTGGATATATGCCACTTCGGCGCAGCGCTCAGAATATAAATTTCGGGATTGAGCAGACAGCGCGCAACCAGCCGGGGCGATTTTGGGCATTCAACAACGGAGTTACGGCGCTCGTTAATGGTCTTATTGAGTATGACGGGGGATCCTCGCTTAAGGTAAGTGGGATTGCTATTGTGAATGGTGCGCAAACTACAGGTTCACTAGGGCATGTCCCTGTGGGACTGCTATCAGACGTGCGAGTGCTGATCCGCTTCGTGCGCGCTGTTGACGCAGAGTTAGTCGAAGACATCATTCGCTATAACAATAGTCAGAATCAAATAAAGCCGTCAGACTTTCGTAGCGGCGACAAACATCAGGAAAGGCTTCGGGGGGAGTTTAAGCGAATCCCTGACTCCACCTATTTGGGTGCGCGACGCGGCGGCCCGGAAGATCGGGCGCGTAAACCGTCGAATATGATCGCATCAGACACAGCTGCTCAAGCGCTGGCTGCATTTCATCAAGATCCAGGCACCGCTTACCACGATCTGCGCGGCATATGGGAAAAAGACAGCATATATTCGCGGTACTTCTCAGAACATACGACCGCGAAACATATTGTATTCTGCTATTCGCTGTGGACAAGCGTAGTCAATGTAAAGTCGCGAATTTCCTCAATACCTGTCGATGAGCAGACTGACGATGACAGAGAAGCTTTGGATTTTCTCCGACGACGCGGTTCGTTGTATTTGCTAGTTGCCGCTATAGCGCGATCAGCGGAGATTTATATTGGACGCGCTCTTGCCGACATGTTCGCACTATCTTTTGGTGACGATGTGAGCCCGGCGGATGCGGCTGATTATTGGTTGCCTCTGGTGGATGCTCTGCTCCCGCTCGCTCCGGCTCAGCTGGCTTCCGTTTTTGACAGTGGCGGTCTGCGTAGGAAAGACATAGTTGAGGGAGGTCTAAAAGCATTTCGATCGATAGTTGCTTCGACTAAGAGAGGGAATTCTGCGGTGTTCGAGGAGTTTCGTCGGCGGATCGAGTGA